In Oryza brachyantha chromosome 1, ObraRS2, whole genome shotgun sequence, the following are encoded in one genomic region:
- the LOC102713974 gene encoding UBP1-associated proteins 1C — MVWFQCEDCGENLKKPKLAGHFRSCSAYRLSCIDCGESFSQDTVQAHTQCISEAEKYGPKGQNKGSNNAQGKQDKPKPNADVDINVGLSTHPPWFCSLCKTTTTSKQTLLSHADGKKHRAKAKAFHASQKQANGAEQTPKETIAAPMTESTQVNNAKSTESESGVGKDAVKRKRANDATSEGPDNTKRPNNSSVNCGEVIQSANGEPEHKAKIKSTKDELASNTDFKECKKQKIKWKKIITKVLQTNPDGTLKLKKLQKLVTKELLGCGLIEDKEQLHAMLMDKISSSSRFSVDGKQIRLVAKD; from the exons ATGGTGTGGTTCCAGTGCGAGGACTGCGGCGAGAACCTCAAGAAGCCCAAGCTCGCCGGCCACTTCCGCTCCTGCTCCGCCTACAGG CTCTCCTGCATCGACTGCGGCGAGTCCTTCAGCCAGGACACCGTGCAGGCGCACACCCAGTGCATCTCCGAGGCT GAGAAGTATGGTCCCAAGGGACAGAATAAAGGGTCCAATAACGCACAGGGCAAGCAGGACAAGCCAAAGCCGAATGCTGATGTTGATATCAACGTCGGGCTGTCAACTCATCCACCTTGGTTCTGCAG CCTTTGCAAGACGACGACCACTAGCAAGCAAACACTCTTATCACATGCAGATGGCAAGAAGCATagagcaaaagcaaaagccTTTCATGCTTCTCAGAAACAAGCAAATGGAGCTGAACAAACTCCCAAGGAAACTATTGCTGCACCTATGACAGAATCAACACAAGTAAATAATGCGAAGAGTACTGAAAGTGAAAGTGGTGTGGGCAAAGATGCagtaaaaagaaagagagcaaATGATGCAACCTCAGAAGGGCCAGATAACACGAAAAGACCGAACAACTCGAGCGTGAACTGCGGAGAAGTGATACAATCTGCAAATGGAGAGCCAGAACACAAAGCAAAGATCAAGAGTACTAAGGATGAACTAGCTAGTAATACTGACTTTAAAGAAtgtaaaaaacagaaaattaaGTGGAAGAAGATTATTACCAAAGTACTACAGACT AATCCAGATGGAACTCTCAAGCTAAAGAAATTACAAAAGCTAGTAACTAAGGAGCTTCTGGGATGTGGTTTGATCGAAGATAAGGAGCAGTTGCATGCTATGTTGATGGATAAG ATTTCTTCAAGCTCCAGGTTTTCTGTTGATGGCAAGCAAATTAGATTGGTTGCAAAGGATTAA
- the LOC102714251 gene encoding tight junction protein ZO-1: protein MMDGDARARSGDGAGAGPGAGATSPSASYLSVDGDDNGGASGAKVWVLVLLFSLIVLMFLPSAVRRGGPWGGGGGGGGGYQRGGGGISLKSGWDVVNLCLVVFAILCGLLGRGGDGESSGAAAAAAAAAAAEEGGKSSSHHHHHHHQVSPSSTAPTAEAVGEEPSVAEVWASFNTSAATTSYANNQYGHTGIRRLKSSSSYPELRLDSDGVWGLTSPEAAWRFYDDAELYRTRRPERAERSWDVDPPLKRTTTPELKTIPVDTYEVRRKSLPKEERRRRRGSIERLPSMAEIVEERPQPQQPVETVTPTPLARSRRWNPDMLDAVLEQETRVRVEETVMPTPLARSRTWNPEMLGAVLDQDTRVEEPAMPALTRSRRWNSERLDAVLDEMRVEVTPPPAPVRQRRRSRSVESLPGFEAERIVEEIRNPLPSSSPAMFPPGTPPPPPPPPPPGTVSRSKKKRSGSVGGAKDLASAIALFYQKKRKSIGIKSKKRHHHHHHHHLSDDHYSSPSSDTSASPDATVRTNPNPAPAAPPPPPPPPPPPSSIFYNLFKKGGSKSRRIHSVAAPHPPPPPPPTTRRSWKPPPPPSRPAPPPPPPPQGRPRAQAYPQAQQPPFYPRRAVVYYTYPLPPPSPPLPPPPPPPPPMSEGEEEAPSVTASPAPAYCASPDVNAKADKFIERFRAGLKMEKINSYREKWQRQIQDESSAVAVAEDEGEFMVIGSLFDDDDDEDIISLPETPATATATAVAVGF from the coding sequence ATGATGGACGGGGATGCCCGGGCGAGGagtggcgatggcgccggggcGGGACCTGGCGCTGGGGCGACGTCACCGTCGGCGTCGTATTTGAGTGTGGATGGCGATGACAATGGTGGCGCCAGCGGGGCGAAGGTGTGGGTGCTTGTGCTGCTCTTCTCGCTGATCGTGCTCATGTTCTTGCCGTCGGCGGTGCGGCGAGGCGGGCCAtggggaggtggaggaggtggagggggaggGTATCAGCGTGGAGGTGGGGGGATTAGTTTGAAGAGTGGCTGGGACGTCGTCAACCTCTGCCTCGTGGTGTTCGCCATCCTGTGCGGGCTGCttggacgcggcggcgacggggagtCTTCCggcgcggctgctgctgccgcggcggcggcggcggcggaggagggtgGAAAGAGCTcttctcatcatcatcaccatcatcatcaggtgtcgccgtcctcgacggcgccgacTGCTGAGGCCGTGGGGGAGGAGCCGTCGGTTGCGGAGGTCTGGGCGAGCTTCAACACGTCGGCGGCAACGACGAGCTACGCCAACAACCAGTACGGGCACACGGGGATCCGGCGGCTGAAGAGCAGTAGCTCGTACCCGGAGCTGCGGCTGGACAGCGACGGCGTGTGGGGCCTCACGTCGCCTGAGGCGGCGTGGAGGTTCTACGACGACGCCGAGCTGTaccggacgcggcggccggagcggGCCGAGCGGAGCTGGGACGTGGATCCGCCGCTCAAGCGTACGACGACGCCGGAGTTGAAGACGATCCCGGTGGACACGTACGAAGTGCGCCGGAAATCGCTGCCcaaggaagagaggaggcggaggcggggcaGCATCGAGAGGCTCCCGAGCATGGCCGAGATCGTCGAGGAGAGGCCGCAGCCGCAACAACCGGTGGAGACGgtgacgccgacgccgctcgCGAGGAGCAGGAGGTGGAATCCTGACATGTTGGACGCGGTGCTGGAGCAGGAGACGCGGGTGCGGGTGGAGGAGACGGTGATGCCGACGCCGCTGGCGAGAAGCAGGACATGGAATCCCGAGATGCTTGGCGCGGTGCTGGATCAGGACACGCGGGTGGAGGAGCCGGCGATGCCGGCGCTGACGAGGAGCAGGCGATGGAACTCCGAGAGGCTGGACGCGGTGCTGGACGAGATGCGGGTGGAGGTGacgcctcctccggcgcccgtccggcaacgacggcgcaGCCGCAGCGTCGAGAGCCTGCCTGGATTTGAGGCAGAGAGAATCGTGGAAGAGATCAGGAACCCCCTCCCGTCGTCATCGCCGGCCATGTTCCCGCCGggaacgccgccgcccccgcctccgcctcctcctccggggaCGGTTTCACGGAGCAAGAAGAAACGGAGCGGGAGCGTGGGCGGCGCCAAGGACCTCGCCTCCGCCATTGCTCTGTTCTACCAGAAGAAGCGCAAGAGCATTGGAATCAAGAGCAAGAAGaggcaccaccaccatcaccaccaccacctctccGATGACCACTATTCATCGCCGTCGTCCGACACCTCGGCGAGCCCTGACGCCACTGTACGCACCAACCCCAACCccgctccggcggcgccgccgcctccccctcccccgccgccgcctccatcaTCCATCTTCTACAACCTCTTCAAGAAAGGCGGCAGCAAGAGCCGCCGCATCCACTCCGTCGCGGCGCCGCATCCGCCTCCCCCACCTCCACCTACCACCCGCCGATCCTGGAAAcccccaccgcctccgtcCCGtccggctcctcctccgccgccgccgcctcaggGGAGGCCGCGCGCGCAGGCTTACCCACAGGCGCAGCAGCCGCCGTTTTATCCCAGGCGCGCTGTCGTCTACTACACCTACCCGCtccctccgccgtcgccgccgctgcctccgcctcctcccccgccgccgccaatgtCGGAGGGGGAAGAGGAGGCCCCTTCCGTCACGgcgtccccggcgccggcgtacTGCGCGAGCCCCGACGTGAACGCGAAGGCCGACAAATTCATCGAACGATTCCGCGCCGGGCTGAAGATGGAGAAGATCAACTCGTACCGGGAGAAGTGGCAGAGGCAGATCCAAGACGAGTCGTcggccgtggccgtggccgaggACGAGGGGGAGTTCATGGTCATCGGCTCCCtcttcgacgacgacgacgacgaagacatCATCTCTCTGCCGGAgacgccggccaccgccaccgcaaccgccgtcgccgtcggcttctaa
- the LOC102714523 gene encoding myosin-17-like: MEGDRRSSAAIAPPQGGPAWRRLIAWLRLLLKAVARRYGEAARWRPAFLLFLALLAERGLRRAYLSWKESRLRPRAAAAAVTLQAAYRGMAARRELSLRRRTRAAVLIQAQWRAHTAAWEYVAARRAAVICQCAWRRCAARRQLGKLRLARIEKERAEELCRLREMVDVLQQAVEDAEVRVIAERDAAKKAIAEAPPVIKEIVVQVEDTAKVDSLTTEVGRLKDLLGAEMKATFDAKKALSEAELRNEKLARLLGVEEMKNKQLQDSLKRMEVKASDLEEENRKLREAVTSVPYVRLPSNVNCDDPDIQLTPENEDDNDNESEKAVYCEVKPMIVDRGVDIHENNSQLPGMTDPEAEKQQQELLIKCISEDLGFSIGRPIAAYLIYRCLIHWKSFEEDRTTVFDRIIQKISSAIEARENNETLAYWLSNSCTLLLLLQRTLKINGAAALARQRRRTSPLKTPQENQTPNHPDRPVSDGRLVGGLGEVCQVEAKYPALAFKQQLTALLEKVYGIIRHNLKKELSPLLGLCIQAPRTFVVSPRGSCSQGTDLAQQASMAHWQSIIKILTNSLNTLKSNYVPPFLICKLFTQLFSFINVQLFNSLLLRRECCSFSNGEYVKSGLDELEHWCFWLTEEYAGSSWDELKHIRQAVALLILEEKHNKSLKEITDNYCPSLSMQQLYRISTMYCDDKHGTLGIPPEVVSSMRTKMVQQGSNSPSAQDDINSFLLDDDFSIPFSIDDIAKLMVHIDVADMDLPSLIQENKGSTFEPLK, translated from the exons ATGGAGGGGGATCGgaggagcagcgcggcgatcgcgccgccgcagggcgggccggcgtggcggcggctgaTCGCCTGGCTGCGGCTTCTGCTCA AGGCGGTCGCGCGGAGGTACGGagaggcggcgaggtggcgccCGGCGTTCCTCCTCTTCCTGGCGCTCCTGGCGGAGCGGGGCCTGCGGCGCGCGTACCTGTCATGGAAGGAGTCGCGCCtgcggccgcgcgccgccgccgccgccgtcaccctGCAGGCCGCGTACAGGGGGATGGCCGCTCGCCGCGAGCTCTCCCTCCGCCGGCGGACGCGAGCCGCCGTGCTCATCCAG GCGCAATGGCGGGCGCATACGGCGGCGTGGGAGTacgtggcggcgaggcgggccGCGGTGATCTGCCAGTGCGCCTGGAGGCGGTGCGCCGCGAGGAGGCAGCTCGGGAAGCTCAGGCtg GCGAGGATCGAGAAGGAGAGGGCGGAGGAGCTGTGCAGGCTCCGGGAGATGGTGGACGTGCTGCAGCAGGCGGTGGAGGACGCGGAGGTGCGGGTGATCGCCGAGCGGGACGCGGCCAAGAAGGCCATCGCcgaggcgccgccggtgatCAAGGAGATCGTCGTGCAGGTGGAGGACACCGCGAAGGTGGACTCGCTCACCACGGAAGTCGGCCGCCTCAAG GATTTGCTGGGAGCAGAAATGAAGGCGACATTTGATGCGAAGAAGGCGCTCTCTGAAGCTGAGCTGAGGAACGAGAAGCTGGCTAGGTTGCTCGGAGTCGAGGAGATGAAGAACAAGCAGCTGCAAGACTCCCTGAAAAG GATGGAGGTGAAGGCATCTGATCTTGAGGAAGAAAACAGAAAGCTTCGAGAGGCTGTCACTTCTGTGCCTTATGTCAGGTTGCCGTCAAATGTAAACTGTGATGATCCTGATATTCAG CTGACTCCAGAGAATGAGGATGACAATGACAATGAGAGTGAGAAAGCAGTTTATTGTGAGGTGAAGCCAATGATAGTGGATAGAGGGGTTGATATCCAT GAGAACAATTCGCAACTACCTGGCATGACTGATCCTGAAGCTGAGAAGCAACAGCAA GAGCTGTTGATCAAGTGTATATCTGAAGATCTGGGGTTCTCTATTGGAAGGCCTATTGCCGCATACCTCATCTACCGATGCCTGATCCACTGGAAATCATTTGAAGAGGACAGGACAACAGTTTTTGACCGCATCATTCAGAAGATAAGTTCTGCAATTGAG GCTCGAGAGAATAATGAGACATTGGCATATTGGCTATCCAATTCATGCAcattgctgctgctcctccaaAGGACACTTAAAATCAATGGAGCAGCTGCTTTGGCTCGTCAGAGGCGAAGAACATCGCCCCTGAAGACGCCACAG gaaaatcAAACTCCGAATCATCCTGACCGTCCAGTTTCTGATGGACGGTTGGTCGGTGGACTAGGTGAAGTTTGCCAGGTTGAAGCCAAGTATCCAGCTCTTGCTTTCAAGCAGCAGCTCACAGCATTGCTGGAGAAGGTCTATGGAATTATCAGGCACAATTTGAAGAAGGAATTGTCCCCACTGCTTGGTCTCTGTATTCAG gcACCAAGAACGTTCGTTGTAAGCCCCAGAGGATCATGCTCCCAAGGAACAGATTTGGCACAGCAAGCTTCTATGGCACATTGGCAGAGCATCATCAAAATTCTTACAAATTCTCTGAATACCCTAAAATCCAATTAT GTGCCTCCCTTCCTAATATGCAAGCTATTCACCCAATTATTTTCATTCATCAATGTTCAACTCTTCAACAG TCTCCTGCTACGGCGTGAATGCTGTTCATTCAGTAATGGAGAGTACGTTAAATCTGGGTTGGATGAGCTAGAGCATTGGTGCTTTTGGCTGACGGAAGAG TATGCAGGTTCTTCCTGGGATGAACTGAAGCATATTAGGCAGGCGGTAGCTCTTTTGATACTTGAAGAGAAGCACAACAAGTCTCTCAAAGAAATCACGGACAACTACTGTCCT TCACTTAGCATGCAGCAGCTATACCGAATCAGCACAATGTATTGCGACGACAAGCATGGAACACTGGGCATTCCCCCAGAA GTGGTTTCGAGCATGCGAACCAAGATGGTCCAGCAGGGATCGAACAGTCCATCGGCGCAAGATGACATCAATTCCTTCTTGTTAGATGACGATTTCAG CATACCGTTCTCCATTGATGACATCGCAAAGCTGATGGTTCACATCGATGTAGCAGATATGGATCTGCCATCCCTTATTCAGGAGAACAAGGGCTCCACATTTGAACCACTGAAATGA
- the LOC102714797 gene encoding uncharacterized protein LOC102714797, which yields AVEEEEDWGDLPDTILLGITACLPCRADRVRMACVNRQWRNAVREEPRPPPLLPQVPPLPPQLPWLIFPNTEAPSFYSWIGNMCHSLPLPPDVRVARFCGSSDGGWFVLALDASHRYALYNLNSGQRVNLPPGIGFRSGREFPLVARFATLSASPSPRVYMLAAIVLFKQQLRVAFWFQGSECWFPPRGPRPRQPQDVIYYNGGFYLVTATEGVVVYWPGYGNPHNNQMLMRRVEYDMLQRADYVRDMTLIRGYGSVTRYLVESRGQLLMVVRYVYNEAGTEALRVFRFQVMPPTATSVGISRRPRATWVDMHYLEGRMLFVGRGCSRSFESDQFRGFEDAVIYFLDEGFVPDRRVAAERRRYLYDDMGIYDMDNMTSTEWPPANRRPTTSDNAPATWWFP from the coding sequence gccgtggaggaggaggaggactggGGGGACCTCCCCGACACCATCCTCCTCGGCATCACGGCGTGCCTCCCCTGCCGCGCGGACCGCGTCCGCATGGCCTGCGTCAACAGGCAGTGGCGTAACGCCGTGAGGGAGGAGCCTCGGcccccgccgctgctgcctcaggtgccgccgctgccgccccaGCTGCCGTGGCTCATCTTCCCCAACACCGAGGCGCCGTCCTTCTACAGCTGGATCGGGAACATGTGCCActccctcccgctcccgcccgaCGTCCGCGTCGCGCGCTTCTGCGGCTCCTCCGACGGCGGCTGGTTCGTCCTCGCGCTCGACGCGAGCCACCGCTACGCGCTCTACAACCTCAACTCCGGCCAGCGCGTCAACCTCCCCCCGGGGATCGGGTTTCGTTCGGGCAGGGAATTCCCCTTGGTCGCGCGCTTCGCCACCCTCTCCGCCTCGCCATCCCCTCGGGTCTACATGCTCGCCGCCATCGTCCTCTTCAAGCAGCAGCTCCGCGTCGCGTTCTGGTTCCAGGGGAGCGAATGCTGGTTCCCACCGAGGGGCCCGAGGCCGAGGCAGCCGCAGGACGTCATCTACTACAACGGCGGCTTCTACCTCGTCACCGCCACCGAGGGCGTCGTCGTGTACTGGCCGGGGTACGGCAACCCGCACAACAACCAGATGCTCATGCGCCGCGTGGAGTACGACATGCTGCAGCGTGCGGATTACGTAAGGGACATGACCCTCATCCGAGGCTATGGATCGGTCACGCGCTACCTCGTGGAGTCCCGGGGGCAGCTGCTCATGGTCGTGAGGTACGTCTACAACGAGGCCGGGACGGAGGCGCTCCGGGTGTTCAGGTTCCAGGTGATGCCGCCGACGGCCACCTCCGTCGGCATCAGCCGGCGACCTCGCGCCACCTGGGTAGACATGCACTACCTGGAGGGGCGGATGCTGTTCGTGGGGAGAGGCTGCTCCAGATCGTTCGAGTCCGACCAGTTCCGCGGATTCGAGGACGCCGTCATCTACTTCCTCGACGAGGGCTTCGTCCCCGACaggagggtggcggcggagaggcggcgctACTTGTACGACGACATGGGCATTTACGACATGGACAACATGACCAGCACGGAGTGGCCTCCGGCGAATCGCCGCCCCACGACGTCGGACAACGCTCCTGCCACTTGGTGGTTCCCCTGA